The proteins below come from a single Bacteroidia bacterium genomic window:
- a CDS encoding RNA polymerase sigma factor — MDQDQKLAESLIGACRKGDLSAQRNLYAHYYRYAMGVALRFCSTREDAMEVVNDSFLKVFVKLQSKEKIKVFRPWFRRVLINTSIDNFRKQKNRFQTLEIAYAFSEKDSYTILDKLNEEEIIALIQKLSPAYRMVFNLYVIEGHSHKEIADKLGIEVSTSKGNLSKAKARLRILLSKIYPERIEHYG, encoded by the coding sequence TTGGATCAAGATCAAAAATTAGCTGAATCTTTAATAGGTGCTTGTCGAAAGGGAGATTTATCTGCTCAAAGAAATCTCTATGCACACTATTATCGTTATGCGATGGGAGTTGCACTTAGGTTCTGTAGCACCAGAGAAGATGCGATGGAGGTTGTTAATGACAGTTTCTTAAAGGTCTTTGTAAAACTACAGTCCAAAGAAAAAATAAAAGTTTTCCGACCCTGGTTTCGTCGTGTTCTGATAAATACCTCTATTGATAACTTTAGGAAACAGAAAAACCGATTTCAAACCCTGGAGATTGCCTATGCTTTTTCTGAGAAAGATTCTTACACCATTCTCGATAAGCTAAATGAGGAGGAAATAATAGCGTTGATCCAAAAACTGAGTCCGGCATATAGGATGGTATTTAATTTATATGTCATCGAGGGTCATTCGCACAAAGAGATTGCAGATAAACTTGGCATAGAGGTAAGCACATCAAAGGGCAATCTCTCCAAAGCGAAAGCCCGCTTAAGGATATTGCTCAGTAAGATATATCCTGAAAGAATTGAACATTATGGATGA
- a CDS encoding class I SAM-dependent methyltransferase, producing MSLNHLCSVCQSHDTTELYSLSQVPTQDGRLSETLKEAKSSPIGNIDLVYCYSCGYVENVSYDRGKTNFDSYDFSVFHSPSFASYLDRIVSRLVKKHHIYNKTILEVGSGDGYFLKSLCLLGDNDGIGIDPGFELKAEKHSTFSVNFIREYYSEKHQDLRPDFLFCRHVLNAVPDPIGFLKTIRKNLKNTPDCVLYFEVPNAHYTFGEKVVWNVVYEHKSWFAPASLVHIFEHCGFEVLDVVPCWKDEFLAIEVRLAQAAFKVDAVFKKDLVLFSNEVQSFQNSVEKITEENRKRVATIGTKSVKVVMWGAGARGLAFLNMYPVDKTIQYVVDINPLRHGKFMPGSGHTVISPEELSAIKPDLIIINNPTYELEIKNHASRLGLHAEFWVLN from the coding sequence ATGAGTCTTAATCATTTATGCTCTGTATGTCAAAGTCATGATACAACCGAACTGTACTCACTCTCTCAGGTACCTACTCAAGATGGGCGTCTTTCTGAAACCCTCAAGGAAGCCAAAAGTAGCCCCATAGGGAATATTGATCTGGTGTATTGCTATTCTTGTGGATATGTAGAAAACGTAAGTTATGACCGGGGAAAAACGAATTTTGATTCTTATGATTTTTCTGTCTTTCATTCTCCCTCCTTTGCCTCTTATCTTGATAGGATCGTATCTAGACTGGTGAAAAAGCATCATATATACAACAAGACAATTTTGGAAGTGGGTTCTGGGGATGGCTATTTTCTCAAATCACTTTGTTTACTCGGGGATAATGATGGTATTGGCATAGATCCTGGGTTTGAACTTAAAGCAGAAAAACATTCTACTTTTTCTGTAAACTTTATTCGCGAGTACTATTCCGAAAAACACCAGGATCTTAGACCTGATTTCTTGTTTTGTCGCCATGTATTAAATGCTGTTCCTGACCCCATAGGATTTCTCAAGACAATCAGAAAAAATCTAAAGAATACTCCTGATTGTGTACTTTATTTTGAAGTTCCCAATGCACATTACACATTTGGAGAAAAAGTTGTTTGGAATGTTGTCTATGAACACAAATCGTGGTTTGCCCCCGCTTCACTCGTCCATATTTTTGAACATTGCGGGTTTGAAGTATTAGACGTAGTTCCTTGTTGGAAGGACGAATTTTTGGCAATTGAAGTCAGGCTTGCGCAAGCAGCTTTTAAGGTGGATGCGGTATTTAAAAAAGACCTTGTGTTGTTTTCAAATGAGGTTCAATCATTTCAAAATAGTGTTGAAAAAATCACAGAAGAAAATAGAAAAAGAGTAGCAACAATTGGAACGAAAAGCGTTAAAGTTGTCATGTGGGGCGCAGGAGCTAGAGGGCTTGCATTCTTAAATATGTACCCAGTTGATAAAACTATCCAATATGTTGTCGATATCAATCCCCTGAGGCATGGGAAATTTATGCCAGGATCAGGACATACTGTAATCAGCCCTGAAGAGCTCTCTGCGATTAAACCGGATTTGATCATTATTAATAACCCTACCTATGAATTGGAGATAAAAAACCATGCTTCGAGACTTGGATTACATGCAGAATTTTGGGTTCTTAATTAA
- a CDS encoding class I SAM-dependent methyltransferase, whose protein sequence is MPTQDGIFASSVEKAHKALKGDIILSYCDHCGYICNEGHSHENIQFDSYDFSLAKSPSFQAYVEEATNRLINKYDLREKQILDVGCGEGYFLSQICQKGGNAGIGIDPGFNHENLIGEKNDKVSFIRDYYSKSYAHLQADFVICRLVVDLLNDPFDFLKSMRSNLETQRDTIVYFEVPNTDFNLDELCIWNLVYEHKSWYTPESLRYFFELCGFEVLDIYPCWKNEFLAIEAKPRELSIPAVPKIRQELKNKALKIAEALEEIKMSSTKRIKTLTEEGKKVVAWGAGARAVSFFNLFEVNDLIKVIVDINEKRQGKYLPGSGQLVVAPEHIVAENPDLVLITNPTYAEEIKSQARELGLDPEFWVL, encoded by the coding sequence ATGCCAACGCAAGATGGGATTTTTGCATCCTCAGTGGAAAAAGCCCACAAGGCCTTAAAAGGAGATATTATCCTTTCGTATTGCGACCATTGTGGCTATATCTGCAATGAGGGCCATAGTCATGAAAATATCCAGTTTGATTCTTATGATTTTTCTTTAGCCAAGTCGCCTTCATTTCAAGCCTATGTAGAGGAGGCAACCAATAGACTCATAAATAAATATGATCTGAGAGAAAAGCAAATTCTTGACGTTGGATGTGGAGAGGGTTATTTCCTGAGTCAAATTTGTCAAAAGGGTGGGAATGCTGGCATTGGTATAGATCCTGGTTTCAATCACGAGAATCTTATTGGAGAGAAAAATGATAAGGTTTCTTTTATACGAGATTATTATTCAAAATCGTATGCACATCTACAAGCCGATTTTGTCATATGTAGGTTAGTTGTAGATCTACTGAATGATCCTTTTGATTTTCTGAAAAGCATGCGCTCAAATTTAGAAACTCAGCGGGACACGATTGTTTACTTTGAAGTGCCTAATACCGACTTCAATTTAGACGAACTCTGTATTTGGAACCTGGTCTATGAACACAAATCCTGGTATACCCCAGAAAGTTTGAGGTATTTCTTTGAGCTTTGTGGATTTGAAGTATTGGATATCTATCCTTGCTGGAAAAATGAATTTTTGGCTATCGAAGCTAAGCCCAGAGAATTGTCAATACCAGCTGTCCCTAAGATTAGGCAGGAACTAAAGAATAAAGCCCTAAAGATTGCCGAGGCTTTAGAAGAGATCAAGATGAGCTCTACCAAGCGTATCAAAACACTTACAGAAGAAGGAAAAAAAGTTGTTGCCTGGGGGGCGGGTGCCAGAGCGGTTTCTTTCTTCAACTTATTTGAAGTTAATGATTTGATAAAAGTAATCGTAGATATTAATGAAAAGCGACAGGGAAAATATTTACCAGGCAGTGGCCAATTGGTGGTCGCACCTGAGCATATAGTTGCAGAGAATCCTGATTTGGTTCTCATTACTAATCCTACCTATGCAGAAGAAATTAAATCCCAAGCCAGAGAATTGGGATTAGATCCTGAATTCTGGGTGCTGTAG
- a CDS encoding glycosyltransferase family 2 protein produces the protein MNTPTISILVVTYNRSQIVRRAVDSILAQTYQDFEIILVNNGSTDNTSAVLAPYLDNEKIRYFTISENKGAAAGFNFAFDQIQGEWFTLLPDDDVLLPSAFETLLKIPQNIDPTITAVTCNCIDSSTRGFSGYGLYESQFLDLEKIVKNCSGEFYGITKTELLGNKRLNVDLIGYEDSFWYQIDAIAKRYYLHEAHRIYSTEIDPLYRISMTNESHQRNIKRKVQLYSVLLHEDFYWKVTKKYNLKEFLMRSFYGWFFLHLVKDKEGSQGYAQKLAEIPGFNKYKLFSMIFTLMGTKISKFLYVKKLV, from the coding sequence ATGAATACGCCTACAATAAGCATACTTGTAGTTACCTATAATCGTAGCCAAATTGTACGACGGGCTGTAGATAGCATCCTTGCACAAACCTATCAAGATTTTGAAATCATATTGGTCAACAACGGATCTACTGATAATACGAGCGCAGTTTTGGCTCCCTATCTGGACAATGAGAAGATTAGGTATTTCACTATATCTGAAAACAAGGGTGCTGCAGCTGGATTTAACTTTGCTTTTGATCAAATTCAGGGGGAGTGGTTTACTTTGTTACCAGATGATGATGTACTTCTTCCTAGTGCTTTTGAAACCCTTCTCAAGATTCCCCAAAATATTGATCCGACTATCACTGCGGTAACATGTAATTGTATTGACAGCTCAACCAGGGGCTTTTCAGGGTACGGATTGTATGAAAGCCAATTCCTGGACTTAGAAAAGATTGTGAAAAATTGCTCCGGTGAATTTTACGGAATTACCAAAACCGAATTATTAGGAAATAAGCGGTTGAATGTTGATTTGATAGGATATGAAGATTCTTTTTGGTACCAAATTGATGCGATAGCCAAACGGTATTACTTACACGAAGCCCACAGAATATATTCTACAGAGATCGACCCCTTATATAGAATCTCTATGACTAATGAAAGCCATCAGAGAAATATCAAGCGAAAAGTCCAATTATACAGTGTTTTATTGCATGAAGACTTCTATTGGAAAGTTACCAAAAAATACAACTTAAAGGAATTTCTCATGCGATCCTTTTATGGGTGGTTTTTCCTACATCTGGTGAAGGACAAGGAAGGAAGTCAGGGATATGCACAAAAACTGGCAGAGATTCCTGGCTTTAATAAATACAAACTTTTTTCGATGATCTTCACTTTAATGGGAACCAAGATCTCCAAATTCCTATATGTAAAGAAGCTGGTTTAA